In the Ptychodera flava strain L36383 chromosome 1, AS_Pfla_20210202, whole genome shotgun sequence genome, ttggcctaattattggaattattaaattctttaaaaaaatgtctgccttaatcttgacgagttgagtcccgtgaccaaatctgatattttcccgccaaaatttacgtctttattaattttaatattccaaccgtaaaccgttaaattttcttgattttctttgcacttttgaaACGACATTTATCATattcttcaaaaatacatggcactcttgaaactctatctatacttctttctgatattccaaatattcatgtaaaacgtcaaaatattgtatttgttgttttttttgaagaaataatattcaaaattcaataatttttgcatctgccactagttctaacacaagttccaatcccattttacattaattggtcataatattttaaatattttagtgtttaacggttggaatattcaattatttgcaatatataattttggcgggaaataacagattatgggtcacgtgacctgacttgggtaatatattatgataaatttcagcttaatcaaatgcgaaacatattttttggcaattttcacaattttctgaccagtcTGATTAAAAGATAtcttcaaactgattttacatgtatgcaagcctatgcccatgcattaacatacctgagctGGAGGTATGGTTATGCTTGAGTTCGCCGACTCTTTGATTCACCGAGATAGGTTCTATTTTCAACTCGTGTGTGCAAGTTGTGAAACTACAGATACCGATCCAAATTTTAGAACAAAGTATCATTGTCACAGCCATACATTCACACTATCAAAACTGCTTTCGTATAGACACTCCAACTAACAAAGTAAGGAACATACACTGCATTAGAGTCCAAGAAAGAAAGCTGTATTAGCCAATGGTAATTATGTGACAATCGCCAATTCAATAAATGGAAAATGAGTCATGACGTAAACCTAATGTCCATATTAGTGTCAAGTTGACTTAATTCAGTGTCGGTACAATGGAATCACATCTACATTGGTCTTAATCTCCTCCACCGGGCATTGGTTCCGGTGGTAACTCGGCACATTGTTGGCACTGTACATCTCTGTTGTCACAATCTACAAAAATGGAGACATCTCGATTTTAATCGTGGTATTCACATAGATACGAGTGAAATTCAGCAAAAGAGAACAACTGAGTATGTAAACGATTGgaataaaattttatacacaatcCATTAATGGATCCTAACCCATTTATATGAAAATACatcagacagaaagacagacaaattAAACACTGACAAGCATTGTCACAATTACTCTACATGAACTTCTCCTGACGTAAATGTAGCAAAAATgaacgtacatacatacatacatacatacatacatacatacatacatacatacatacacacatacatacatacatatcttaTGCAGTGTTATGTCTATTGACGATCAGCAAGCAGTACATAGATATGCTTGAATACTTACTGTAGTACATGCAAATGTAACCCATTTCCATCGAACAAGCGAAGTCGTCCCATTTGTAAGATTTAGATTTACTGTAAGAAAAAGGAGAGGGTAGGTTAACCGTAATTTGTGTCAAAATAATGATTATGACAGTTTTAACTTTGGTAGAACCGACTTAAGATTAAATCAAATTACCTTTTGTACAAATGTAATGTTTTAATGTGTTATTTACATTCTGAGATTTCTTGACAAACAAAAGACTTAAAGAAAAAGTCTGTTACTTTTGTTATTGATTACGATCAGGAAAATATGTGAACCCAAATAATGTTGATTAAGCCTTATATGTACAGGCTGAATATTGAGTATCTCGATATGCTttgtggagtagaacaagaaaatttaaagataataaaaaatcattcaaaagttacagctactgacaTTTTAAGAAATAACGGTACAGAACATCGTTACCAAAAAAAATAGCCCGTGTtaacatcaaaatttcaaaactctaGATGGAAGTCTTaagtgtttattttaaaattatatttaaaggTATAAAGTATGTATAATTACACGAGACACACCTATGCTAAAATGGCCAAAATGTTTATTCAAGGGTTTAAAGGGAGGGTGACgccggaactgcgcgtgtgcgactttcttgtttgcAAACGATGTACTTTATGCATGATATCAAGATGCATtgcgtcaacatagctgcaacatagtTAACATagttttacaaaattcattCTTAACAAACGTACTttcactttcatcaatcgccagcGTACCCTAGATCcaatgtttacatcggtcgtaggggtccctggcaaccttttaGCGGAGCTCCGacgacaccctccctttaaCACAACTCTGATTCGCTATCTATCATTAAATCAACCTAAATACCAATTAACGAACATAACTATTTTTTTCATCTTGTTCACCTTTATGCAGAGGTACATTGAATAATTTTCATTAAGGGTGATCGAGCCACtaaattttttaccaacaattttCGTTAGTTTTCTCTAACAGTAAGACTTATATGTGAGGATGAGATTATGACAAAAAATCACTATGTCAccagattaatttggcagcaagaaggatttgaaatacacccactttatcccattcgaatgacagaaattatgaatctcccGTAAGCGTTGCACAAcccgatatatttactttcaattCCTTTCTTCAAATGCTGCactgtttttattaatttacatgtgaaccgcattgaataataaatgaaagttttagctataaattattgttcagatattgcacattatatgcatcaaataaaaatattggccTATTTACAATGCTTCATTGCTTAACATCAACCCCTCCCAATAtgtgaaatgggaaaaatcacaatttgatgagagagatgtccttttcaaattattttgttgggatttttaaatactttgtaaatatatcgacattcaaatattaaaattacaacTCGAAGACAATATAATGGTCATTCAATCATCACTTACAACGTCCGCTTTCATGCTAAAAGCCCTGTCAATAAGTTGTATGAAGATAGGTTTCCATTAAAAAACCACGGTGTACTTTTTACAGTGAGCACGGTCCCGTACAGTGGACGCGTGCGTCGTAGAGTGCGCGTTATATtttttgcagctatgatgacgtAGCAAGTGACTCGATCATCCTTAAGACCATAGGGGAAAGAAataagtcccctggggtggggagggagggtttttttgtgcaacggttttaccttatttgattttattaatcttgactgtgatatttcaaataaagagttcaactccacactgTCTGACTGTTTTCTTATTGCTACAAGtagcaaatttaaaataaaattaaagtaaaattttactgcgtgtgtgacggctgtggtgttgactcaatcacttaacccgctgatacggacagcggattagcaagttggcaatgttttcggagcaattgcagtggtgtatacacaagttggagaggagataaggacttgtcggtaatatataaagcagtcagacggtgtggagttgaactctttatttgaaatatcacagtcaaattaataaaatcaaataaggtaaaccgttgcacacaaaaaaccctcctccccaccccagggtcctttcatctgttccctgtGCTTAAGACCTATGGTCCATATCATTACTATACGTGACAACCGCACTGAAATACAGTGGAAGGAACAAGGAAACCTCTTGTAATAAGGgcattaaagaaaattctttgtttgccgtccttggatttttcgaaaacctaccggccagccagggaaaaaacacacagaaaaaaacacaattcaTTAGctgaatttttatttggtttcttttggaaaaataatattttcatttgtaatagtgataacattgtgtttgttttcttaatttctctgaaaacctaccagcacgtaGAAGGCAAATAAAGAATTTTACTAAAGTGCCTTACCTAATTGCCACACAGTCCCTATTATTATGACTGTGGTCACCAAACCAGTTCTGGTAGCAGTTTCCTGTTAGGACTGTGCCATCACGCCAAGAAAACGTTCCTTCCATATTGCAGTCGTCAAGGCCAATCCAGAACCCATCTACCAAATCACCgacgttttcattttcaatgttcGTCTCCAGTAGGTTTTGAACGTAGTACGAGTCTACTGTGGCCAGCATCCCGTTGTCTGCACGACAAGCTGCCCTCGCATCGCCATAACTCAGCTCGTTAAGGAATATCTTGTATTCAACACAAAGACAAACTGGCCCATTGGCTAATTGgtgatataaaaatataaaatatgttaTTGGTGTGTGGTAAAACATCTACAGACATGCAGCTGCACTTATACCTTTTCCAGGAGAAAAGGTAGTAAGCAAAACGTGATCTTTGTTTTTACAacgatttgtacggcaggatatCTGCATTATGTTTATAGATGATCACGTGACATCAAACAAACGCCGAAGAAAAATAATGGGAAAATGACACTGTAAATCTTactaaaggtagaatgcgcctaatAATGTgcctcttttctgatctaccacttgtagtgGTTCATTTAATTTTAAACTTCTTGGTGTAAGTAAACTTTTCATCCCATGTAGTTAAACcagggatggcggcaattttaaatttccaaTATCGGTTAATCTTAACTATTTTCccccaattttaatttttgaatttgaaagaaaaatggtagaaatattccttgaagaaagtttgagcaaaaattttaagtctttctctttctaggtgcatattaccttaatacaaaattttgagaaagatACAATTTGAGTTTGTTGATAAAAAGCAATTATGAATGAATATCGCTACCCCATTACCTTGCAGAGGCATTTAATTGGGTTTATATAATCTGGTATCGATTGGCAAGCAGTTTTTGTCGGATCTATTCGATGGTAACTTTTCAGAACAAAATGCGGTCTCCATGGTAACAACTATGAGTATTGTGATGGAAAACTAACTATCTACAGCTCAAGACATGTGTCATGATTCTTTGGCGaatcaaacaaacaatacaAGGTAAAGCCTTGCCTTCGCACTGTCCTTCTTTTCCGTCGCTATCTTCAGAACTACTAGAAGACCCTCCCCGTCCGTTTCCTCCGTTGCCACCTTCAGAACTACTAGAAGACCCTCCACGTCCGTTTCCCCCGTTGCCACCTTCAGGACTGCTATCAGACCCTCCACGTCCGTTTCCCCCGTTGCCACCTTCAGGACTGCTATCAGACCCTCCACGTCCGTTTCCCCCGTTGCCACCTTCAGGACTGCTATCAGACCCTCCACGTCCGTTTCCTCCGTTGCCACCTTCAGGACTGCTATCAGACCCTCCACGTCCGTTTCCTCCGTTGCCACCTTCAGGACTGCTATCATGCCCTTTATGTCCGTTTCCCCCGTTGCCACCTTCAGGACTGCTATCAGACCCTCCACGTCCGTTTCCCCGTTGCCACCTTCAGGACTGCTATCAGACCCTCACGTCCGTTTCCTCCGTTGCCACCTTCAGGACTGCTATCAGACCCTCCACGTCCGTTTCCCCCGTTGCCACCTTCAGGACTGCTATCAGACCCTCCACGTCCGTTTCCTCCGTTGCCACCTTCAGGACTGCTATCAGACCCTCCACGTCCGTTTCCTCTGTTGCCACCTTCAGGACTGCTATCAGACCCTCCACGTCCGTTTCCACTTTCAGGACTGCTATCATGCCCTTTATGTCCTTTCTCCCCCTTGCCTCCTTTTCCCCACTTGCCTCCTTTGTAACCTCCATACCCTCCGTGTCCCCATTCTTTGTTGCCTTTGTTATCAGACCCTTTCTTTCTCCATTTTCCCTACAAAAAAGTATATCTTTTGAAAAGGTGACAAAATGGATGTTATAACGTGCCTCTCATATCGAACGCCCTGCGTCCTTAGGGATCCAATGGTAACTTTTGGGTGATGTAGTGGGCCACGTAGTAAtatcatttgactgaaacttATCTAGTGCTGCTGTAAAACGTgtcgtttttagctcacgtgttcacacacgtgagctaatgtcataacgatgtctgtctgttcgtccgtgtttttgtgtgtgtgtgtgtgtgtgtgtgtctgtctgtctgtctgtctgtctgtttacacgataactcaaaaacgcctatACAGATTCAGGTCAGATttagtagacaggtaccatatgctacttgcaagaacttaTAAGATTTTGGTTtatgtggcttgcatattaatgaagttatacGATGTCATTTTtctcatataatggtttccctacactACAAATTCTTCTGGCTTGAAATATAACCACTTGGTTTGTATGTGGCTTGCAGATGAACCAGTGTGaatatgtttgaaatatttcggtTTGCCCGAAATCCACTAAGATTTTTTGGTTTGAAGTCACGCCACCACAAAGAGTATGAATGGCATGTATTCATACCAATACATAGGTGGCTTATTATCAAGCCCGTCATGGCATAAATTTAAGCCGAATGGCTTCTTTTTAAGCCCGTCACAATATAATTTTATTGGTTTAAATTTGAGCCACTGGCATCGTTGGTTTGTTTATATGCCGACAAATTCATTGGTTCATCTTTAAGCCAACgacaagtggcaactttgtGAGCATGGTTTAAGTTTAAACCATTCAAGCACTTGAAATTAATCGGCCtgttttcaagccattgtcaTGACAGTCACTGGTTAATATCTAAACCAGAATTGTACATCACATCACTACATTGATAACAGCGAGGACGGTGCGCATCAATGCCTGCATTCAGTGCGACAGATTGATTAGCTTTATAATATTTTGTCGTacgatacaattttttggaaGTTTTCAATTGAACAGAGGATATGAACTTGCTTCAAGTAGGCCTCTGTGGGTAGGCCTAcatgaatatcaaaacaataatttgaagGAATTAGGCCtaattgacaatactgaaatAGCGTTgttcgcaaatgacgtcatttttcttcattaacatgcaaaaataaatgtcggattgtccgcattttccgagAGAACAACGAAAGTAAAAACCACaataatttatggctcagactattAACATTGCAACAACAAACTTTGGTCGAATTTCAGGCAGCGATGTCGCTCGCGTACAGCTAAGCttatagtaacaa is a window encoding:
- the LOC139143110 gene encoding layilin-like yields the protein MIAVLKVATEETDVEGLIAVLKVATEETDVEGLIAVLKVATGETDVEGLIAVLKVATGETDVEGLIAVLKVATGETDVEGLLVVLKVATEETDGEGLLVVLKIATEKKDSAKIFLNELSYGDARAACRADNGMLATVDSYYVQNLLETNIENENVGDLVDGFWIGLDDCNMEGTFSWRDGTVLTGNCYQNWFGDHSHNNRDCVAISKSKSYKWDDFACSMEMGYICMYYNCDNRDVQCQQCAELPPEPMPGGGD
- the LOC139131345 gene encoding glycine, alanine and asparagine-rich protein-like; the protein is MKLCAIFFVVFIFVICISDTQGTSGKWRKKGSDNKGNKEWGHGGYGGYKGGKWGKGGKGEKGHKGHDSSPESGNGRGGSDSSPEGGNRGNGRGGSDSSPEGGNGGNGRGGSDSSPEGGNGGNGRGGSDSSPEGGNGGNGREGLIAVLKVATGKRTWRV